CTCCTGGTCGGGCGGCCGGCACGCCGCTCGCCGGTGGCTCGCTTGCGTGTTCATGGCGACACCTCGCCTTCGGCTCGCGGCCGCCATAGACCATCGTTCGCCCTAGGGGCTCGCGAGGTTCCTCACGAGGTCTTCCTCCCACCGACCGGCGTGTCCGCTTCAGGTGTCAAGGCGCCATCGGCCAGCACGAGGACCCGAGTGACCGCGGGGTGCGAGGCGACGCGCGTGTCGTGGCTGGCGACGAGGATGGCGCGGCCTTCGGCCTTCATGGCGACGAGCTCGTCCCCGGATCCGCGTCCGGGCGTCGTCCAGGTGGGCGGTGGGCTCGTCGAGCACGAGGCGGGATCGAAGAGCAGGCGCGGGCGAGCCCACGCGCTGCCGCTCGCCGCCCGACAGCGAGCGCGCGGGGGTGGCGGCGAGGTGATCGACCCCAAAGCGCCGCAGGAGCCCCATGGCGCGATCCTCCCGAGCCCGCGTGACGGCGTGGAGCGGCACCTCGGGGAGCAGCACGTTCTCGAGCGCGGTGAGGGCGTCGATGAGCTGGAGGTCTTGGAACAAGAACCCCACCTTGCGCCGTCGCACCTCCGCCCGGTGTGCCTCGCGGAGCCGGGAGGTGGGCTCGCCGTCGAGGTACACCTCGCCGGAGGTCGGGGAGAGCATGCCGCCCACCACCGCGAGGAGCGTCGTCTTGCCCGGAGCCGCTCGGGCCGCGGAGGATCACGAGTCCACCGCGTTCGATGGAGAACGAGACTTCGGCGAGCACAGTGCGGCGGCCCTCGCTGTCGCCGTCGCGTACGCGCTTGCTCCACCGCCTCGACTCGCACAACAGGGCCCACCCGGGCAGTGTAGCAAGGATCGTGTGCCACCAAGTGCCGGCTCCGAACGACCTCCTCTGGCACATGGGCGCGATCCCCTCGATTTGCCCGGGAGCCGCTGGGCGCAGACCTTGCTAGAGGTCCCATGCGTCCGAGCCTCGGGCGCGCTATTCTCCTCAGGTCTCCCATGCCGAACCCGCGCACCTCGCACGCGCATCGGAGGACGATGTCCTCGCCACCGCCGACGTCCTCGTCTGCCCGCCCGGGCCGCCGTCGGGCTCGCGCTCGCGCTCGCGTCGGCCGGCGCCCTCCTGGGTGCGACCGTCGCGTGCAGCTTGAATCCGCAGCCGCTGCCGCCGGGCGACGACGATCGCATCGCGGCCGAGCCCACGGGCGCGCCCTCCGCGGGCGGCAACTTTGGCGATGGCGAGGCCGCTCTGCCGCGAGACGCCTCGACCCCGCCGCTATCCGACGCTTCCCCCGGGCTCGACGGTAGCTCTCCCGACGCCTCGGTCGACGCTGGCGACGCCTCGGTCGACGGCGGTGACGCCTCGGTCGACGGCGGTGACGCCTCGCCCGACGCGACCCGGGACTGAGGCCCCAGTCGCCACGAGCAGGCGGCACAATCAGACCCTCTATTTAGCTCCTCTATTTAGTCGCAATAATCAATCGCTCTATTCAGTCGCCATATTCGACACGGGTTTCGAGTACTCATTCCTTCAGGAGCGACGCGAGCGCGCTCGTACGCGTCCAGGAAGGGCTCGAGGCCCCAGCGCGCCGCCGCGGCCTCGCGAACCCACGCGCGCGGCGTGGGCGACGCGAGCGTGAGCCGGCTCGCGGCGAGCAGCTCCTCCGCGGTCCGGGCGAAGCGCACGCCCGGCATCCCGGTGAGGCCGTCGCGGAACGCGGGGTCGTCCGACACGACGACGCTCGCTCCTGAGAGCATGGCCTCCTGCACGCCGAGCGGCAGCCCCTCGCCGTGCGACGGAAGCACCATCAGGTCGGCGAGCGCGTAGAGCTCCGGCATCTGGGCGGGCGACACGACGCCCAGCCGGCGCGTGCGCGGGGAGCCGTGGAGCAGGTGCGCCAGGGGGCCATCGCCGGCCACGAAGAGCTCCGACCCCGGCGTGTCGGCCGCGAGGGTCCGCTGGAGGGTGGCCACCTTGTCGACCCCTTCTTCGCGACCAGGCGCCCCGGAGAAGAGGACCACGCGCGGTCGGCGAGGTCGTAGCGCGCGCGGAGGGCGGCGCGGCGTTCGCGGCTCGCCCCCACGAAGCGCTCGGCGTCGATTCCGTTGCGGATGAGCTCGAACGGCCTCGCGACGCCGAGCTCCGCGAAGAACGCGGGCACGTGCGGGGCGCACGCGACGAGCTTGTCGGCGCCTGCGAGCACGGCGCGCCCGAGCGTCGCGTAGGCGAGCCGCTCGACGCGATCGAGCACCGGTCCATACGGCACCATCCCGATGTGCTGGGTGAGCAACACCGGCTTTCCCAGGCGCCTGGCCGAGGCGACGGCGGCGGCCGAGCCCATGTAGAGGCAGTCGTGCACGTGCACCACGTCGGCGAGGGTGACTTGCCTATCGAGGTCGCGCAGCCCGCGGGCGGCCCAGAGCGGATAGGGCAGCCCGGCCCGCGCCTCGAGCGCGTTCCACGCGGGCACGCGGAGTCGCGAGCCGTCCCAGCCTGGGCGCGCGGGCACCGCCGAGGCGACCCAGCGGGTGTCGTGGCCGCGCGCCGCGAGGCCGCGGACGAGCGCGTCCGCGACCATCTCGATGCCGCCCAGGTGGGGAGGCATGTAGTGCGTGACGGTGAGGATGCGCATCGGCTTCAAAGCTGCTTCACCATCTCCACGAGCTGGGGGGTGCGGCGCACGGGCACGAAGCCGGGTATCGCAGGCGGCTGGCTCTGGCCTTGAAAGTAGACAGGTATCGTGCGGTTCGGGTCCGTGATGCGCTCGACGTAGTCGATGGGGAACTCCCAACGGCCCACGCCGTACGGCATCGGCTCGTACACCTCGAGCTCGTGCGTGCCTCGCTCGAAGCGGCCGACGTACTGGATGGCGTAGGCGATGGACCACCCGGCGAACACCAGGGCGCGCGGAGGCAACGCGCTGACCGTGAGCCGCGCCTCCGCGAGGTTCTCCCATTCCTCGCGCTCATCGGGGCGCTCACCGAGCAAGGGGAGGAGCGTGCCCGCGTTCGGGTGGTGCCGCGCCAACCGCTCGAAGAGGTTGCGGCTCACGGGGTGCGGGAGGGCGGCGAGCCCGAGGAGCGCGACGGCGGCGAAGAAGGCTGGGCTCGCGTGCCGACGGAGTCCGAGCTTCGCGCGCGCGAACGCGAAGAGCGGGAGCACACCATACCCCGCGAGGCAGGCGGTGAGCCCGGTGACGGGGAGCAGATAGATATGAGTCTTCAGGGTCGCCGTGTAGCCCGTCGCCAAATAGATGTGCATGAAGATGACGAGCGCCAACAGGGACCAGAGCCGGCGATCGTGCATGTACAGCCGCCCCACCCCGGCGATGGCGAGGGCGACCACCACCGGGGAGAGCTCGCACGAGAGGCGAGGAAAGATGAGGCCGAGCTGCGCGGCCCGCTGCCCCCACGTCGCGCCGGTCACGTCGAACCGGAACTGACGACACGTCACCTCGTACCACCACGAGTACCAGAAGGAGCGCGCCTGGTCGGGGCGCACGTCGAAGAACTTGGGCGCCGCCAAGATGCTCGCCCAGTGGTCGTAGCGGACGTGGTTTCGCCAGAGGAGATAATAGAGAAAGATGTCGAGCGTGAGCACCGCGACGGCGCCCCACGCGACGCCCTTGGCGATGGCCCATCGCTGCGTCTTGTCGCGGTATCCGGTCCAGAGGAGCAGCGCGAGCACCCCCGGATAGAGGGCGACGGTCATGACGTGATTGGCCAACATCGCGCCAAAAATGCCGAGCGCGATCTGCACGTCGCGTCCCTGGCGCTGGCCGTCTCGCCCCACGATCCAGCGCGCGAAGAAGAAGAGCCCCCGAAGGCCATGAGGGTGTGGAGGGTGTACATCCCGGTGAAGATCGACACCTGGGTGAAGCTGTGACCCACCGCGAACACGCCCGCCGCGAACGCGCCCGCGAACCACCCGCGCGCCCCGTCGCGCCGCGCGACGACGGCCACGAGCGCGCCGAGCGCGCACAGCGTGAGGGCCCCGCACAGCGACGAGAACAGGTTGAAGCGCAGGGCGATGGGCCCGAGCGGCAGCTTCACGAAGAGCCGCACGAGCCACACGTAGAGGGGATAGCTCGTGCCGTGCGGGATCCCGCCGGCGAGCGCGAGCACCTGGAGCTCGGCGGGGTCGTCGCGGGTGATGACCCGCGCGCAGCGCGTCGTGTAGTCGACCAGCGCGAGGGCTGCCACGGCCCACACGGCGATGAGCCCCACGCGCCGCCGAGCCCAGGCCCTGGCCGCGGCGAGGCGCGCGGGGCGCGGTCTGTCGTGCACGGGGGGGAGGGGCGCGGGCGTGTCGGGGCGGGCTATCGCAGCGTCGTCTGTGCGGCTCACTGGGTGCGCTCAGAAGTTGAAATAGATGAAGAGCGGCGAGCTCGTGGCGAAGAAGAAGCACACGTAGGCGAGGGCGGCCCACACGAGGCCGCGCGCGGGCGCGGGCAGCCAGCGGTGCGCGCGGAGTCCCGCCTTGTGCACCCCGAAGACATGAATGACCACGAGCAGGCCGAGGAGGCCGAGCGTGAGCTTCGCGTCGTCGGGGAGGGTGGCGTAGGTGGGCACCGGGCCGCGCGCGAGCGCCATCCCGCGGAGCACGGTCCAGGCCTTCTCGAAGGTCTCCGCTCGAAAGAACACCCACCCTACGACCACCTGGAGGAGTGTGACGGCGACGGCCACCGCCCGGTAGGGCAGGGATCTGCGAAGCGCGGCGAGCGCCGGCACCTTCGCGGTGCGGTCGGCGTAGAGCTTGTGGAGCGCGAGGAGCGCCCCGTGGTAGCCGCCCCACACCACGAACGTCCACCGCGGGCCGTGCCACAGGCCGCCGAGCAGCATCGTGAGGAACAGGTTCCGATAGGTGCGGAGCGCGCCCCCGCGATTGCCCCCGAGCGAGATGTAGAGATAGTCGCGAAGCCAGCGCGAGAGGGTCATGTGCCAGCGGCGCCAGAACTCGGCGATGTTCGCGCTCGCGTACGGGTAGTCGAAGTTGTCGGGGAGCTCGTAGCCGAGCATGAGCGACCCGCCCCGCGCGATGTCGGTGTATCCCGAGAAATCACAGAAGATCTGACCTGTGTAGGCCAGCACGCCCAGCCAGAGATACGGGCCTGTCTGCTTGTCGGGCGCGCCGAAGACGGCGTTCGCGAAGGCGCCCAGGTTGTCGGCGATGACGACCTTCTTCGCCAGGCCGAACAGGGCGATGAAGGCGCCCTCGGACACCTTCTCGGAGTCGAAGGTGTGCTCCCGCCCGAGCTCCGGCAAGAGCTCGTCCGCGCGCACGATCGGGCCGGCCACGAGGTGCGGGAAGTAGGCAATGTACAGGAAGAACTCGGTGACGCTCTTGGCCTCTGGGCCACCCCGATAGAGATCGATCACGTAGCTCAGCATCTCGAACGTGAAGAACGAAATGCCGAGCGGCAGCGCCATCTCGAGGCGAGTCTTCGAGCCCACCGTGCCAAGGAGGAAGTCGGTGTACTTGAAGAACACGAGCGGCAAGAGCAGCAGCACCACCGTGCCGAGGAGGCGTCGCTTCTTGGTGGCGGCGTCCGGCGCGCTCTTGATGCGGCCGGCGGCCACGTACGTGAAGAGGGTCATCCCGAGGATGAGCCCGCCGTACTTCAGCCCCCACGAGAGGTAGAACGCGTAGCTGGCCGCGAGGAGGAACGGCCCGACGAAGCGCTGCGGTAGCGCCCAGCGGAGGGCGAACACCGTCAGAAAAAAGTAGAGGAACAAGAAGCTGTTGAAGAGCATCCGCCGGGCCGACATCCTACAGGATGTCCGGGCGGCTGCGGCCGCGCGGCGCGCAGGGCCCGTACGCGGGCGCCCCGGCGTGCGGGGCGGGGCGTCGAGCGCTCAGTCGGTCGAGGCGTCCGGGGCGTCGGGGCCGGCGTCGGCGGACCGGAAGCCGCCTAGGTCCACGTTGGAGCCGCAGCCGCTCACGGCGAAGCCGAGCGCGGAGAGGGCGAAGGTCAACGCGACGACGAGGCGAGCGACCCCGGGCATTCCCGAGGTCTACGGCACCTCACACGTGAACGCGAGCCCGCTCTCTTCGGGCGCGACCCACGCCGCGCTCGCTCACTGCTCCCAGTAGAGCCGCGCGCTGTTCGCCCCGAAGCTGACCACCGGCTCGAACGAGGTGGGCGTGGTGTCGTAGACGCCGGCGGCGTAGCCGGGCGCCGCCTCATCCCGCCAGCGGAAGCTCTCGTGGGTGTTGACCTCGTAGATCGCGTGCAGGTCGTATGACACCGCCGTGTCGATCGTGAGGTCGACCGGCACGAGGTAGGTCAACCCGTCGGCCCCGGTCTCCAGAGAGATCCCCCCGAGCCCGGTGGTGAGCGGGACGGGCGCGTCGGTCCCCTCGACGCTCACCGGGGCGGTCAGGGGGGAGCGGAACGTGTAGCGGTAGTAGCCCCTCTGGCGCAGCTGGCCGTCGAGCAGAGTGTCGCTGGCGAGCACCTGGACGTTCTCGTACTCGCCGGGCACCGCGTAGCCGAGCGAGTGCAGGGGTGGAGCGCACGGCGTACCGCACGTAGGCCACGCGCACGCGCGCCGCGGCGTAATGCCCGGCCCGGAGCGAGCGGATGGGCAGCTTGGTGATGACCGTGTCCTCCCCCTGGCCGACGCCCGCCTCGACGGGCTTCGCGCCGAGGTCGTACACCGCATAGCCGCCGCGATCGGCCGCGGCGTCCTCGCGCGTGGCGAAGAGCGTGAGGCTCTTGAAGGCCAGGCGCTGCTTGGTAGGGGTCTGCCCCGAGGTACCGGCCGCGTGGGTGACGGGCGTCTGGGAGCCGCTGGGGTTCATGCTCACCTCCGCGTCGCGACCCGTGCCGCGCGTCGCGCCCCGCGCGCGCGCAATCGTTCACGCTGCTCGTCGCTCGGAGGGTGGGTGGCGGTAGGGCGGGCCCGTTATGAGGGGCGTGCACTTTTTTGTTTGGCTCGCGTTCGGACGGCGGAGGCGTGCTCCGCGCGTGGGTCCGCTGCTACCCTCCGCGCCTCGCTCGGAGGACTCTTGCACCAAGCTCGTGTCGACCAACTGCACCGAATCGCCCAACGGATCGCCCACGACGAGGCCGGGGCGGACCGCGAGCTGGCGGGCCTGCTCGACGACGTGGGCGACGACGCGGATCCGCGCGCGGTGCTGCTCTATGTCTTCGGCGCGGCCCTCGCGCGTCGCCTGTCGCCCGCGACCGAGCGTCGCGCGGGCCTCTACCTCGAGCAGTTCGAGGTGCCGCAGATCCACCTGTTCCAGCTCCTCGTGACGTCGCTGCCGCTCGTCGGGCTCGCGACGTCGCTGTCGAACACGCTGCTCGCCCGGGCCTGCCTAGGCGACCCCTCGCCGACGGTGATCGACGTCGGCGTCGGCTCGGGGCGGCAGCTCGTCACGCTCATCGAGGCGCTCGGGGCGGCCTCGCCGGCCGGCCTCGCGGCGCCACCCTCCCTCACGATCCTCGGGGTGGAGCCGGCCGGCGCGGCCCTCTCGGAGGCGGGGCGGAGCGTCGCGGAGGCGGCGGGCGCGCGGGTGTCGCGGTGACGTTCCACGCCTTCGAAGGGGCCGCCGAGTCCCTCACGGCGAGCGACTGGCGCCGCATGCGCGCGCTCTGCCCGAGCCCGCCGGTCATCAACGCTTCGTTCGCCCTCCACCACGTGGCGGATCTCGACGGCCGCGACGTGCGCGACGACGTGCTGCGCCGCCTGCGGTGGCTCGGCCCGCGTCTGCTCGTCTTGAGCGAGCCCAACCTGCACAGCCACGAGCGCGACTTCTACACCCGATTCTGCTTGTGTTTCAGCCACTTCGAGGTGGTCTTCGCCGCCATCGACGCCCTGCCCGTGCAGGACCGCGACAAGAACGCGCTGAAGGTCTGCTTCTTCGGGCGCGAGATCGTCGACATGCTCGGGCGCCCCGAGGGCCGCAGGACCGAGCGGCACGAGAGCACGGCGTCGTGGCTCCGGCGTCTCGAGGCGAGCGGGTGGGAGGCGCGGTTCGACGCGAGCGTCCCGATGCCCGCGGAGGGCGGCGTGGAGGTTCGCGCGCGGGACACCCACGCGTCGATCGAGTTTGGCGGCGAGCCCATCATCTCGGTGCTCTGCGCGGCGCCCCGCGACGGGGAGGCGCTCCGTGAGGCCGACGAGGCGGCGCTCTCCCGGGCGCCGGGCCGGCGCGAGACGGACGAGCCTCGGCACGCGGGCGACGGCGCGTTCGACGCGCGGGCCTACCTCGCCACGTTGCGCGCGGTGGCCATGGCCGACGAGGTGCTGCACGAGCGCGAGCGAGGATTCATCGAGGAGCAGGCGCACCTGCTCGGCGTGCCGCTCGATCTCTCGACGGCCACGCGAGAGCACCGAGCGGCCCTCGAGCCTGCGCTGGCGCACTCGGCCACGCTCTCCCGCCGCACCCGCGTGGCGATCGTGCGGGACCTCATCTTCCTCGCGCGGATCGACGGCGACTACTCCGCGGACGAGCGAGCGCTCATCGCGTCGATCGCCGCGCGCCTTGGGCTCGCCGGGGAGCTCGACGGGCTCGAGCGCCAGGCCGAGCTGCCCGCCGAGACCCTCGG
This genomic stretch from Myxococcales bacterium harbors:
- a CDS encoding ATP-binding cassette domain-containing protein; translated protein: MLSPTSGEVYLDGEPTSRLREAHRAEVRRRKVGFLFQDLQLIDALTALENVLLPEVPLHAVTRAREDRAMGLLRRFGVDHLAATPARSLSGGERQRVGSPAPALRSRLVLDEPTAHLDDARTRIRGRARRHEGRRPRHPRRQPRHARRLAPRGHSGPRAGRWRLDT
- a CDS encoding glycosyltransferase family 4 protein yields the protein MPELYALADLMVLPSHGEGLPLGVQEAMLSGASVVVSDDPAFRDGLTGMPGVRFARTAEELLAASRLTLASPTPRAWVREAAAARWGLEPFLDAYERARVAPEGMSTRNPCRIWRLNRAIDYCD
- a CDS encoding glycosyltransferase family 4 protein — protein: MRILTVTHYMPPHLGGIEMVADALVRGLAARGHDTRWVASAVPARPGWDGSRLRVPAWNALEARAGLPYPLWAARGLRDLDRQVTLADVVHVHDCLYMGSAAAVASARRLGKPVLLTQHIGMVPYGPVLDRVERLAYATLGRAVLAGADKLVACAPHVPAFFAELGVARPFELIRNGIDAERFVGASRERRAALRARYDLADRAWSSSPGRLVAKKGSTRWPPSSGPSRPTRRGRSSSWPAMAPWRTCSTAPRARAGWASCRPPRCRSSTRSPT
- a CDS encoding DUF2723 domain-containing protein; the protein is MHDRPRPARLAAARAWARRRVGLIAVWAVAALALVDYTTRCARVITRDDPAELQVLALAGGIPHGTSYPLYVWLVRLFVKLPLGPIALRFNLFSSLCGALTLCALGALVAVVARRDGARGWFAGAFAAGVFAVGHSFTQVSIFTGMYTLHTLMAFGGSSSSRAGSWGETASARDATCRSRSAFLARCWPITS
- a CDS encoding MBOAT family protein is translated as MLFNSFLFLYFFLTVFALRWALPQRFVGPFLLAASYAFYLSWGLKYGGLILGMTLFTYVAAGRIKSAPDAATKKRRLLGTVVLLLLPLVFFKYTDFLLGTVGSKTRLEMALPLGISFFTFEMLSYVIDLYRGGPEAKSVTEFFLYIAYFPHLVAGPIVRADELLPELGREHTFDSEKVSEGAFIALFGLAKKVVIADNLGAFANAVFGAPDKQTGPYLWLGVLAYTGQIFCDFSGYTDIARGGSLMLGYELPDNFDYPYASANIAEFWRRWHMTLSRWLRDYLYISLGGNRGGALRTYRNLFLTMLLGGLWHGPRWTFVVWGGYHGALLALHKLYADRTAKVPALAALRRSLPYRAVAVAVTLLQVVVGWVFFRAETFEKAWTVLRGMALARGPVPTYATLPDDAKLTLGLLGLLVVIHVFGVHKAGLRAHRWLPAPARGLVWAALAYVCFFFATSSPLFIYFNF